DNA sequence from the Thiobacillus sp. SCUT-2 genome:
TCGACACACTGGCCGCGACGTGCCTCGACAGCCGTGCCCGGCATCTGGCGCGCGAACTCGACGCCTATTGGGAAAACCCCGCCCACACCTTCGACCTGCCGTTCGCCCCGCACGGCACGCCGTTCCAGCTGCGCGTCTGGCACGCGCTGATGCGGATCCCGCCCGGCCGGCCAATGACCTACGGCGCCCTGGCAAAGCAGCTCGGCACCGCAGCGCGTGCGGTCGGCCAAGCCTGCGGTTCGAACCCGCTGCCCATTCTTATCCCCTGCCACCGCGTCCTTGCGGCGAACGGTCTCGGCGGTTTCATGCATGCGGCGTCCGGCGTCCCGCTCGACGTCAAGGCCTGGCTGCTGGCACACGAAGCGCCTCCCGCCGCCAATCCCGCTCCCGCGGGCGGGAGCACGCCCCGAAGGAAATGACGGGGCGAGCGTGATGCCCAAGACGATTGACGCGCTGATCGACCGCTTCTGCGACCACCTGTGGCTCGAAGACGGATTGGCGGAGCTGACGCTCGCCGCCTATCGCCGCGATCTCAAGGCGTTTGCCGCCTGGCTGGAGCGGGAACGCGGCAGCGAGTTGGATGCGGCCGCGCCGGGTGACATCACGGCCTATCTGGCCTGGCGCTTTGCGCAGCGCGCCCAGCCGCGCAGTGCGGCGCGCTACACGTCGACCCTGAAGCGCTTCTTCCGCTACCTGCTGCGCGAGAGGCTGATCACCGCCGACCCGACCGTGAATCTCGACAGCCCCAAGCTGCCGCGCGCATTGCCCAAGTCCCTCACCGAGGGCGACGTCGAGCGCCTGCTCGCCAGCGCCGACGCCGCCACGCCGCTCGGCCTGCGCGACCGTGCGATGCTCGAGACGCTTTACGCCACCGGCTTGCGCGTCTCGGAACTCGTCGGCCTGAAGCTCACCGCGCTGAACCTCAACGACGGCGTGCTGCGCGTGACCGGAAAGGGCAACAAGGACCGCCTGGTGCCGCTGGGCGAGGAGGCGGTGCGCTGGCTGCGGCGCTACCTGACGGACGCCCGGCCGCAACTCCTCGGCCAGCGCCTATCCGAGGTCGCGTTCGTGACGCCGCGCGGAAGCGGCATGACGCGCCAGGCGTTCTGGTATCTCATCAAACGCCGGGCGCTCGCCGCCGGGATCACGCGCACGCTGTCGCCGCATACGCTGCGCCACGCCTTCGCGACCCACCTGCTGAACCACGGCGCGGACCTGCGGGTCGTGCAGATGCTGCTCGGCCACAGCGACATTTCCACCACGCAGATCTATACGCACGTCGCGCGCGAGCGGCTGAAGCAGCTGCACGCGCAGCATCATCCGCGCGGATAGACGTCACACCCGCGTGCTCGGCCTCGCGAGATAAAACCATTCCTGCCCCGCCAGCGCGGCCGGGTTGGGGAAGACGATGTAGCCGTCGCGATCCGCCACGACCGGCGTGCCGTCGTGGCGCGTGCCGATGCACTCGCCGGCCGTCACCCGGTCGAAGCTGGCCCACTCGCGCGCGAAGCGGTCGCCCGGATCCGCACGATCGATCACCTGATACAGGCGCAGCGCCTCGGTACGGCCGACCGGGGCGGGCGCGGGTGCGCCGCTCAGGCCGAGATGCGCCAGTGCGTTGTGGATCGCGCGGTAGGCCACGTCGGGTGCCGCGGGATCGTCGTGCTGACCGCATTCGAGGGTCAATGCGATGCCGCCCTGTGCCCGCATGTATTCGGTCGTGCCGACACCGTAATGCACGTCGGCCTCGCGCGCGGAGGCTCCGCCGGCCAGACGGCGGGCCACGCCGGCGGCGTAGGTGTCGAGCCACCCGTCGACGAATCGGCGCACGCCGAGGCTGAGCGCGAGCGCCGTCTCCTCCGCTGCGCGCGCGAACGGCTCCAGTTGGCCGCTGTTGTCCTCCGGCCCCAGCATCACGAAGGGCTCGCCCGCCGTATGGAACGAGTGCAGGTCGAGCAGCGCATCGTGCCGGGCCAGCAGCGGGCACAGCCAGTTCGCCACATGATCCTCGAACTCGGCCGGCGCGTCGCTCGGCGCGAGGTTGCGGTTCAGGTTGCGGTCGCCCATGCGCTGGTGGCGCGCGTAGGCCAGCGGATTGGCCACCGGGACGAAGGTAACCTCCCCTGCCGCAACGCCGAGCGTCCCCGCTTCGACTTCGGCGATCACGCGGCGGATCGCCTGCGTTCCGCAGGTCTCGTTGCCATGGACCGCCCCCAGCACGATCAGCCGCGCACCGGGCGCTAGGCCCGCGAACGACACGCTCTGGAAATGCAGGGGTCGGTGCTGGCTCATGTATGCAGCGCCTTGACGAGCAGCGACCCGCTGGAGCCGAGCAGCAGCACGCCGACCAGACGCGTCATCTGCGCGTGGGACAGCCCGACGTGCACGCGCCCGCCGAGATAGAGCGCCCCCAGCATGAGCGGAAGCGCGACCAGGTAGGCGACCCACACCTTGGCACTCATCAGCAGCCCCGCCACCAGAAAACTGACGATGCGCGCCAGCCCGTCGCTGAAGAACAGCGCGGAGAACGTCGCGCGCAACGCGCCCTTGTCGTGGATCCGGTGGGTGAGATAGATCACGTACGGCGGCCCGCCGGTCCCGAACAGGGCCCCCACCGTGCCTCCAGTAAGCGCCGCGGGCACCGCCCAGCCGCGCGAGATCGGCTTGTCGCCGCGAATGTTGAAGAGACTGCGCACGGCAAAAATGAGCACGAACACCGCCAGTGCCGCCAGCATGGGCGCGGCGGGCAACCTGACCAAGAGGCTGGTGCCGATCACGACGCCGGCAATGCCGAGCGGAATCAGCACGCCGATCTCGCCCCACTGCACGCGCTTCAGATTGAAGCCCCCCATCACCATCGACGCGGTGAAGTCGAGCAAGAGGATGACCGGCACGACGAACTTGAGCGGCAGCAAGAGCGCCAGCAAGGGGACGGCGATCAGCCCGGAGCCGAAGCCGGTGATGCCGCGGATGAAATACGCGGTCAGCAGAATGGCCGCCGCGCTTGCGACAGGGACGGCGGCGATCTGGTCGACGCTCACGCGCGCGCGCCCCGCTCGATCGTGATCCCCAGTTCCTTGATCCCGGGCACGATGGCGAATTTGGTGACCGACACCTTCACCCAGGGCGCGCCGAACTCGTCGCGCACGATCGCCGCGACGTGCTCGGCGACCGACTCGACCAGCGTGATCGGCTGCGGGGCATTGTGCAGGAAATCCTTCACGCGCTTGGCCACGGCGCCATAGTCGATGGTGTCCGCCACGTCGTCCGTGGCCCCTGCCTTGGAGTCAGGCAGGCCGATCTCGAGGTCGAGCCGCACCGGCTGCGGCACTTTGCGTTCCCACTCGTATATGCCGATAATCAGCTCGAGCCGGAAGTCCCGCAAAAATAGAATATCCATTGCATCCTTGCCCTTGGCGCAAGCCGCCAGCGGGGTCCGCCCAAAACCCGCCATTTTACTGACTTATGACCACCCTGTTGCTGATTGCCGCCGCCTACCTGCTCGGCTCCCTCTCGTTCGCCGTGATCGTCAGCCGTGCCATGGGGTTGCCCGACCCGCGCAGCTTCGGCTCGGGCAACCCCGGCGCGACCAATGTCCTGCGCACGGGGCGCAAGGCGGCGGCCGCGCTGACGCTGCTGGGAGACGCCCTGAAGGGCTGGGTCGCGGTCGTGCTGGCACGCGCGCTGGCCCCCCAGCTTGGCCTGGCCGAAGAGGTCGTGCTCTTGTGCGCGCTGGCGGTCTTCATCGGCCATCTGTTTCCCGTATTCTTCCGCTTCCAGGGAGGCAAGGGCGTCGCCACGGCACTCGGCGTGCTGGTCGGCCTCGATCCCTGGCTCGGCCTGGCCTGTCTCGCCACCTGGCTCGCGATGGCGGGGGTGTTCCGCATCTCCTCGCTCGCCGCGCTCACCGCCGCCGTCCTCGCGCCGCTCTACTCGGGCCTCCTGACCGGCTGGGGCAACCCGACCGTCGCCGTGCTGGTGATCGCGCTGCTGCTGGTCTATCGTCACAAGAGCAATCTCGTCAAGCTGGCGACCGGCCAGGAAGCGCGCATCGGCAAACGGACCTGATCTCCTCTATGGCCCTGTTCGACAAGACCATCGACCACGCGAAGGAAAGCCTTGCCGAGGTATCGCGCGAGGCGATCGACCACGCCGGCGTGCGCCTGGCCGAAGTGGTGAAGACCGGCGTTTCGCAGGCCGGCACCGAACTGAAGGACGTGATCTGGCAGGCAAGCCAGGAAATCGACGCCAAGCTGGACAAGATTTCCGAGGAACTGCACGAACAGCGGCAGTTCACCAAGGACGACGTGCGTGAGCTGGTCGACTATGCGGCGGCGCGACTGGGCACGTTGCTCGACGAGCGGATCGTCCACGCCAAGGCGGAATTTTCGTCGCTGGTGCAGGACAAGGTCGAATATTTCAAGCGCGAGGTCGACGGCTTCTTCATCGAACGGCAGCGCGACCTCGCGCGCGAGCGGCGGCGCCTCTTCATCAACGTCGCCATTGCCGTGCTGGCGTCACTGTCGCTCGGCTTCGTGTCCTGGCTCTACCACCAGTACCTCGGCGGCGGGCTCGACATGTTCGCCGTCTTCCGCATCGTGTTTGCCTCGCTGGCAGGCGGCTACGGCGCCTACCTTGCCGTCAAGCTGCTGCGTCGCTGGCTGTCGATGTCGGAGCACAAGAAGGACACGCTTTTCCTCGTCAGCCGCTACTGGGGCGTGCTGCGCCCGGAAAGCATCTTCGGCACGTTGATCCTGGTGTGCCTGATCGCGGTGCTGGTGGGTTTCCTGCTGTTTCCCGAGCAGATTGCGCAGCTGACCGGCAGCGAAAAATGGCTCGACGCCTTGCGCAAGGCCTACCCGATGTTCGGGCGATAAGCGGGCCGCCTACACCGCCTCGAGCGCGGCAAGATCCCAGCGCGGCCGCACCGCGAAGGTCAGATCCGTCTGCGCATGCAGCATACGCTGCGCGCCCGCATAAGCGATCATCGCGCCGTTGTCGGTGCAGAATTCGAGCCGTGGATAGAAAACCGCCACGCCGGCAGCCCCCGCCTGGCGGGTGAGGCGCTCGCGCAAATGCGCATTGGCCCCCACGCCGCCGGCGACGACCAGCCGCGTTGCACCGCTGTGCGCGCAGGCCGCGAGCGCCTTGGTGACCAGCACCTCCACCGCCGCCGCCTGGAAGGCCGCCGCGATGTCCGCCGCCGCGCCGGGTCCGGCTTTTCGCACGAGCGTCAGCACCGCGGTCTTGAGGCCGGAAAAACTGAAATCGAAATCACCCGAGTTGAGCATCGGCCGCGGCAGGGTAAGGCGCACCGGATCCCCCGTCGCGGCAAGCTTCGACAGCGCGGGCCCGCCCGGGTAGCCCAGTCCCAGGAGCTGGGCCGTCTTGTCGAAGGCCTCGCCCGCGGCGTCGTCGAGCGTTTCGCCCAGCAGGGTGTAGCGCCCGACGCCGGAAACGAGCATCAGCTGGGTATGCCCGCCGGAAACCAGGAGGGCAACGAAAGGGAACGCCGGCGGCACGTCGGAAATCAGCGGCGACAGCAGGTGGCCTTCGAGGTGGTGCACCCCCACCGCCGGGACGTCGAGCGCGTAAGCCAGCGCCCGCGCCATGCCGGCGCCGACCAGCAGGGCGCCGGCCAGGCCGGGCCCCTGCGTATAGGCGATGCCGTCGATGGCCGAGAGGTCACGCCTGCTGGCGGCCAGGACCTGGCGCGTCAGCGGCAGCACCCGCCGGATGTGGTCGCGCGATGCCAGCTCGGGCACCACCCCCCCGTACGCATCGTGCATCGCGATCTGGGAATGCAGGGCATGCCCCAGCAAGCCGTGGTCGGTGTCGTACAAGGCCACACCGGTTTCATCGCAGGAGGATTCGACGCCAAGGACCAGCATAATAGGGGGAAATCAGGCAGGACTGGAAAATTGCGCGGGGGCTTGTTATTATTCTCGTTTTTCCAGTCCTCAGGAAGCCATCTTCAAATGCCCCACGTCAAAGTCAAAGAAAACGAGCCGTTTGATGTCGCCCTCCGCCGTTTCAAGCGCTCCATCGAAAAAGTCGGCCTCTTGACCGAACTGCGCGCCCGCGAGTTCTACGAGAAGCCCACCGCCGAGCGCAAGCGCAAGCTCGCCGCCGCGATCAAGCGCCAGAGCAAGCGCCTGCGCAGCCAGCAACTCCCCCCCAAGCTGTACTGATCCTGCCGCCCGTCACGATCCCGTCCGTCTCTCATGTCGCTCAAGGCCCGCATTAGCGAGGACATGAAGAGCGCCATGCGCGCCAGGGACACGGCGCGCCTCGGCACGATCCGCCTGCTGCTTGCCGCGATCAAGCAGAAGGAAGTCGACGAGCGTGCCGAGCTGG
Encoded proteins:
- a CDS encoding methylated-DNA--[protein]-cysteine S-methyltransferase, translating into MITYDAVLAAPPCRLGAVFTGDVLTRLDFLAVDTLAATCLDSRARHLARELDAYWENPAHTFDLPFAPHGTPFQLRVWHALMRIPPGRPMTYGALAKQLGTAARAVGQACGSNPLPILIPCHRVLAANGLGGFMHAASGVPLDVKAWLLAHEAPPAANPAPAGGSTPRRK
- the xerD gene encoding site-specific tyrosine recombinase XerD, whose product is MPKTIDALIDRFCDHLWLEDGLAELTLAAYRRDLKAFAAWLERERGSELDAAAPGDITAYLAWRFAQRAQPRSAARYTSTLKRFFRYLLRERLITADPTVNLDSPKLPRALPKSLTEGDVERLLASADAATPLGLRDRAMLETLYATGLRVSELVGLKLTALNLNDGVLRVTGKGNKDRLVPLGEEAVRWLRRYLTDARPQLLGQRLSEVAFVTPRGSGMTRQAFWYLIKRRALAAGITRTLSPHTLRHAFATHLLNHGADLRVVQMLLGHSDISTTQIYTHVARERLKQLHAQHHPRG
- a CDS encoding succinylglutamate desuccinylase/aspartoacylase family protein, yielding MSQHRPLHFQSVSFAGLAPGARLIVLGAVHGNETCGTQAIRRVIAEVEAGTLGVAAGEVTFVPVANPLAYARHQRMGDRNLNRNLAPSDAPAEFEDHVANWLCPLLARHDALLDLHSFHTAGEPFVMLGPEDNSGQLEPFARAAEETALALSLGVRRFVDGWLDTYAAGVARRLAGGASAREADVHYGVGTTEYMRAQGGIALTLECGQHDDPAAPDVAYRAIHNALAHLGLSGAPAPAPVGRTEALRLYQVIDRADPGDRFAREWASFDRVTAGECIGTRHDGTPVVADRDGYIVFPNPAALAGQEWFYLARPSTRV
- a CDS encoding sulfite exporter TauE/SafE family protein, which gives rise to MSVDQIAAVPVASAAAILLTAYFIRGITGFGSGLIAVPLLALLLPLKFVVPVILLLDFTASMVMGGFNLKRVQWGEIGVLIPLGIAGVVIGTSLLVRLPAAPMLAALAVFVLIFAVRSLFNIRGDKPISRGWAVPAALTGGTVGALFGTGGPPYVIYLTHRIHDKGALRATFSALFFSDGLARIVSFLVAGLLMSAKVWVAYLVALPLMLGALYLGGRVHVGLSHAQMTRLVGVLLLGSSGSLLVKALHT
- a CDS encoding dihydroneopterin aldolase, producing the protein MDILFLRDFRLELIIGIYEWERKVPQPVRLDLEIGLPDSKAGATDDVADTIDYGAVAKRVKDFLHNAPQPITLVESVAEHVAAIVRDEFGAPWVKVSVTKFAIVPGIKELGITIERGARA
- the plsY gene encoding glycerol-3-phosphate 1-O-acyltransferase PlsY; this encodes MTTLLLIAAAYLLGSLSFAVIVSRAMGLPDPRSFGSGNPGATNVLRTGRKAAAALTLLGDALKGWVAVVLARALAPQLGLAEEVVLLCALAVFIGHLFPVFFRFQGGKGVATALGVLVGLDPWLGLACLATWLAMAGVFRISSLAALTAAVLAPLYSGLLTGWGNPTVAVLVIALLLVYRHKSNLVKLATGQEARIGKRT
- the tsaD gene encoding tRNA (adenosine(37)-N6)-threonylcarbamoyltransferase complex transferase subunit TsaD, which codes for MLVLGVESSCDETGVALYDTDHGLLGHALHSQIAMHDAYGGVVPELASRDHIRRVLPLTRQVLAASRRDLSAIDGIAYTQGPGLAGALLVGAGMARALAYALDVPAVGVHHLEGHLLSPLISDVPPAFPFVALLVSGGHTQLMLVSGVGRYTLLGETLDDAAGEAFDKTAQLLGLGYPGGPALSKLAATGDPVRLTLPRPMLNSGDFDFSFSGLKTAVLTLVRKAGPGAAADIAAAFQAAAVEVLVTKALAACAHSGATRLVVAGGVGANAHLRERLTRQAGAAGVAVFYPRLEFCTDNGAMIAYAGAQRMLHAQTDLTFAVRPRWDLAALEAV
- the rpsU gene encoding 30S ribosomal protein S21; translation: MPHVKVKENEPFDVALRRFKRSIEKVGLLTELRAREFYEKPTAERKRKLAAAIKRQSKRLRSQQLPPKLY